The Aminipila terrae nucleotide sequence AGACGGAAAGCATGGCATTTAGCTGCTCAGCTGACATGGTATACTGATTACTGCTAGCTTTAAAGGATGCACCAAAAACATTGATTAAAGTACTTTGATTAACCGTAGTTGCCAGAGTTAAAACATCAGAAAAATCAGGCATAGAGACATACGGAGAATTTTCTATTTTCCCTGATGAAGCATTAACCTTGGCATCAATAGTATTTACAGCAGTAACAACTCCAGTTACCGTGGCAGCATTTTTTATGCTATTATTAGAGTGAACATTGCCATCAATTATGTTCTGTCCTTTAAACTGCAATAAATCCATTTCACTACCAGAGAATAGTGCATACTTAAAAGGTCCAAAAACACTGCTGCACTCCGCTGCTGCACTTACAGACACTTTTGTATTATCTTCTCTTTTGAATATTTTTGCAAAAGTATATTCAACCGGATGGCTGGCAGTTATTCTTATCCTCTTATTTGAATTCACAAATTCTATTTGGTCAATTTCCTCTTCATCAAATCCATTTTCCTCAAAATACATAATCGACTTTTGTTTTGCCGCTACAATACTGTCTGGCAATTCCTGTGCCCCTGCAAGGCAGGCAGCATCTACTGCGCTCTGAAGCTGCTGCTTTTCTAGTGCAACTCTTCCCACATCAATTACTATTGCTGTAAAGGCCATCAGTACAGTAATAAATAATGCCACCATAATGGTAACTGAACCTTGTTCTTCTCTGTACCCACAATACTTAAAAACATTCATGAGCCATCACACTTCCATTTCATGCTCTTCAGTTTTTTTGATATCATTGGACTTACTTAGCGCTTTCAGCTTTATTTCCAACATAGCAAGATTTGAATTTGCCTCACTAAGTTTTTGTTCTACAATAATTTTTTCCATTGTAATATCAGATTTTTCATTAATAAACTGTACTATCTTTTTAGTATTCTCCTGCAATTCTTTTTCCATCAAATTGTTGGCATTTAATATCTTTTCGTTTTGTGTTTCAAGCTTTTCCACTGTTTTATTCAGGCTTTCTATGATTTGTTTTTGTAATTTAGTTTCAGCCGTTAAATCCGCTAAAGATTGCTCTTTTATGGCTGCCTGTGAATTTAAAGCAGACATCACTTCCGTCTGCATCATCAGCTGATTGGTCAAATTCTTTACATGGGCAGTTAATTCTGCAGTCTGGCCGTCAGATTGCACCGTTTTTAGATATTTAAGTTCTTCTGTTTTGTCTTCTATATTAATGGTCAGCTCTACCAGCTTATCTCTTATTTTTTGGGATTCTTGTTTTTCTGCAATAAGCATTTCTTTGGAAGCTTTTATTTCCTGACAATAATCCTCGTTCAGTTCGGTCAAGTCATTCATAGAAACCTTCAATCGCCTGATTTCATTCTCCAGTGAGATTTTGTCAAAATTGTGTTTCTTGTTTTCTTCCTCCAAAGCTATACATTTATTTTTCATAACAAGGACATCCTGCATGGTCATTTCTGAGTCTTCCTGTTGTACACATGACATAGATTCACAAAGATTTTTATACT carries:
- a CDS encoding Tad domain-containing protein, which codes for MNVFKYCGYREEQGSVTIMVALFITVLMAFTAIVIDVGRVALEKQQLQSAVDAACLAGAQELPDSIVAAKQKSIMYFEENGFDEEEIDQIEFVNSNKRIRITASHPVEYTFAKIFKREDNTKVSVSAAAECSSVFGPFKYALFSGSEMDLLQFKGQNIIDGNVHSNNSIKNAATVTGVVTAVNTIDAKVNASSGKIENSPYVSMPDFSDVLTLATTVNQSTLINVFGASFKASSNQYTMSAEQLNAMLSVYSTVFINGNLTINGSGIHSNGSILATGDMTFNGSNVSMNASDSVCFYSMNGNITFNGGSGDVTGILYAPKGTVRLNGNSGIFYGSIVGDLVTCDGGINLTYSSQAAQSVPFTITRLVE
- a CDS encoding coiled-coil domain-containing protein, whose product is MADRLNGLSMVETLRLKTEEIDMNQYLKTRMGGYTKQSVLEYLSIIRKQQQTMADTFYENLQTIYNEKEELNNVNESLKHQINKIELEYKNLCESMSCVQQEDSEMTMQDVLVMKNKCIALEEENKKHNFDKISLENEIRRLKVSMNDLTELNEDYCQEIKASKEMLIAEKQESQKIRDKLVELTINIEDKTEELKYLKTVQSDGQTAELTAHVKNLTNQLMMQTEVMSALNSQAAIKEQSLADLTAETKLQKQIIESLNKTVEKLETQNEKILNANNLMEKELQENTKKIVQFINEKSDITMEKIIVEQKLSEANSNLAMLEIKLKALSKSNDIKKTEEHEMEV